The Chordicoccus furentiruminis DNA window GTCGCGTGGGGACTTGACGGCAAGGTGACGTATGCCCTCGAGGGGTCGATCTTCGTCGCAGGCGCCGCCCTGCAGTGGCTCCGGGACGAGCTCCGGATCATCGACAGCACGCCTGACTCCGAGTATATGGCGACGCGGGTGAAGGACACCAACGGCTGCTATGTAGTGCCGGCCTTTACCGGTCTCGGTGCGCCGCACTGGGACCCGTACGCGCGGGGCACCATTGTCGGACTGACCCGCGGATGCAATAAATACCATATCATCCGTGCCACGCTGGACTCGCTGGCCTATCAGGTGCACGATGTCCTGATGTCGATGCGGGCGGATGCGGGAGCTTCCATTCCGGCGCTCAAGGTGGACGGAGGCGCTTCGGCCAACAACTACCTGATGCAGATGCAGGCCGACGTGATGAACGGCCCGGTGATCCGCCCGCGCTGCGTGGAGACGACGGCGCTGGGCGCTGCCTGTCTCGCCGGACTCGCCGTCGGGTACTGGGCAGGCACCGATGAGATCGAGCGGAACTGGTCGGTGGACCGCATCTTTGAGCCGCAGATCACGGACGAGAAGCGGAGAAAGCTGATACGGGGCTGGAACCGCGCCGTGCAGTGCGCCGCGGGATGGGCGAAGGAAGAAGAGTGAGGTTTGAATTTCACAGGGGCTTCTGATAGTATAGACGGAGCACAGCCTGTCAGAGGCTTATAAGGAAGTCAGGCCGCACGGACGGCACGGAGAGGAACGATGGATCAGAGCAAAATCCGCAATTTCTGCATTATCGCGCACATCGATCACGGGAAAAGCACGCTGGCGGACCGCATCATCGAGATGACGGGCCTGCTCACCGAGCGGGAGATGCAGGATCAGGTGCTGGACAACATGGATCTCGAACGCGAGAGGGGCATCACGATCAAGGCCCAGACCGTCCGCACGGTGTACCGTGCGGACGACGGGGAGGAGTATGTCTTCAACCTGATCGATACGCCGGGGCATGTGGACTTCAATTATGAGGTCTCACGGAGCCTCGCCGCCTGCGACGGCGCGGTGCTGGTAGTGGACGCCACTCAGGGCGTGGAGGCCCAGACGCTGGGCAACGTGTATCTCGCGCTTGATCACGATCTGGAGATCCTTCCGGTCATCAACAAGATCGATCTCCCGAGCGCGCAGCCGGACGAGACCGCGAAGGAGATCGAGGATATCATCGGTCTGGATACGGAGAACGCGCCGCGCATCTCGGCGAAGACGGGGCTCAACGTCCATGAGGTGCTCGAGGCGATCGTGCACCAGCTTCCTGCGCCCTCCGGCGACCCGGACGGACCGCTGAAGGCGCTGATCTTCGATTCGCTCTACGACAGCTACCGCGGCGTGATCGTCTTCATGCGGATTTTCGACGGGTCCGTGAGGAAGGGCTCGAAGGTCCGCATGATGGCGACCGGCGCGGAGTTCGAGGTGACGGAGGTCGGTATCTTCGGGGCGGGAAAATTCATTCCGACCGATGAACTGACAGCCGGCACGGTGGGCTACCTCGAGGCGAGCATCAAAGAGATGCGCCTCACGCGGGTCGGCGACACGGTGACGGACGCAGAGCGCCCCTGCGCCGAGGCGCTGCCGGGCTACAAGGAGCCTCAGCCGATGGTCTACTGCGGCATCTACCCGGCGGAGACGCCGAAGTACCCGGATCTGCGCGACGCGCTGGAGAAACTCCAGCTGAACGACGCGGCGCTTCAGTATGAGCCGGAGACGTCCCAGGCGCTGGGATTCGGGTTCCGCTGCGGCTTTCTCGGTCTGCTCCATCTGGATGTGGTTCAGGAGCGGCTGGAGAGAGAGTATGATCTTGACCTGATCACGACGGCGCCGAGCGTGATCTACAAGGTCCACAAGACCAACGGGGATGTGATCGATCTCACCAATCCGTCCAATCTGCCGGATCCGTCGGAGATCGACTACATGGAGGAGCCGATGGTGCAGGCGGAGATCATGCTGACGACCGAGTACATCGGGCCGATCATGACGCTCTGCCAGGAGCGCCGGGGCGTCTATGAGTCCACGGAGTACGTCGAGACGACCCGCGCTGTCCTCAAATACCGGATGCCGCTCAACGAGATCATCTATGATTTCTTCGACGCGCTCAAGAGCCGCTCCCGGGGCTACGCGTCTTTCGACTACACCTTTGACGGCTATGAGAGAAGTGATCTGACCAGACTGGATATTCTCGTGAACCATGAACCGGTGGACGCGCTGTCCTTCATCGTCTACGCGCCCAACGCCTATGCCCGCGGTTCCCAGATGTGCGCGAAGCTGAAGAAGGAGATCCCGCGGCAGCTCTTCGATATTCCGATCCAGGCGGCGATCGGCTCGAAGATCATCGCCCGCGAGACGGTGCGCCAGGTCCGGAAGGATGTGCTGGCGAAATGCTACGGCGGTGATATTTCCCGAAAAAAGAAGCTGCTGGAAAAGCAGAAGGAAGGCAAGAAGAAGATGCGTGAGATCGGCAGCGTGCAGGTGCCGAAGGAGGCCTTCCTCAACGTGCTCAGACTGGACGAGGAATGATGAACGGAATCGGCCTTTATCTGCATTTCCCGTTCTGCGTGAGAAAGTGCCGGTACTGCGATTTCCTTTCGTTCCCCTCGGATGAGGAAACCAAAGGACGGTACGCGGCGGCCCTGATCCGGGAGATCCGCGCGTACGGCGGCGCACTCCGGGACCGGGAGGTGGACAGCGTCTTTCTCGGCGGCGGCACGCCGTCGGTGATGCCGGTTCCGCATCTCCGCCGGATTTTTGAGGTGCTCCGCGAGACCTTCCGGATCGCGCCCGGCGCGGAGATCACGATGGAGGTCAACCCGGGGACTGTGACGGAACCTCTGATGGAGCTGATCCGGGAGGAGGTCAGCCGGGTCAGTCTGGGCGTTCAGTCCTTCGACGACCGCGAACTGGCGTTTCTGGGGAGGATCCATACGGCTTCGGAGGCGGACCGGAGCGTGGAACGGCTTCGGATGGCGGGCGTGAACAATCTGAATCTGGACCTGATGTCCGGGCTGCCGGATCAGACGGAGGAAAGCTGGGAGAAGACGCTCATCCACGCTCTGTCGCTCAGACCGGAGCATATCAGCGCCTACAGCCTGATCGTAGAGGAGGGTACGCCCTTCGCCGCAATGCGGAAGGAGGGCCGTCTTCCTCTGCCGGATGAGGGTACGGAACGGCGCATGTACGCCCGGACCGGAGAGATACTGGCAGCGGCGGGATTCCGCCGGTACGAAATTTCCAACTACGCGCGGGAGGGCTTTGCCTGCCGCCACAATATCCGTTACTGGCGGCGGGGGGAGTATCTCGGTCTCGGACTGGGGGCGGCTTCGCTGATGGATGAGACCCGCTGGCGGAACACCCGGAGTCTGAAGACATATCTTGACGGTTCGGCCTCGCCGGAAGCCATTCTGAGGGATGTGGAAAGACTGGACCGGAAATCGGAGATCGAGGAATTCATGTTTCTCGGACTGAGAATGACGGACGGCATCACCGAAGAGGCGTTCCGGCACGCGTTCGCTCTTTCGCTTGCCGATGTGTACGGCGATGTGATCCGGAAGCTGGAGCGCGAAGGACTCATGACCGGGGACGGGCGGGGCCGCTTCCGCCTCACGGATTACGGAATCGATATCAGCAACGAGGTGCTGGCGGAGTTTCTGCTGGACTGAGGAACATGCATCCGCCGGCGCCGGACGTGCCGGAGAGAAATCGGAGGAGACGCATATGCCGGGGAATCGGGAAGAAAAACAGGAGCAGCCGCATCTTGCGGTCCGCGGAGCCGTGGTGACCGGAGCGACGGGCGTGGTGGGCAGCGCGCTGGCCGCGGAGCTGGTCCGCCGCGGTATCCGTGTGCTGGCGCTGGTCCGTCCGGATTCACCGAACCGGAATCATCTGCCGGAGGATCCGCTTCTTACGACGGCGGACTGCCCGCTGGAGGCGCTCGGGTCCTTCGTACCGCCGGAGGAGGGCGGATGGGACGCGTTCTTTCATCTCGGGTGGGCCGGCACAAAGGGGCCGTCCCGCGAGGATCCGGATATCCATACGGAGAATATCCGCTATGCCCTGGATGCGGTCCGGCTTGCCCGGCGGCTCGGCTGCCGGGTGTTTGTCGGCGCCGGCTCACAGGCCGAGTACGGCCGGGTGAGCGCACCGCTTGAGCCCGATACGCCGGAGCGGCCGGAGTCCGCCTACGGCATCGGCAAACTGGCGGCCGGCCGGATGACACGGCTTCTATGCAGGCGCGAAGGAATCCGGCATGTCTGGACGAGGATCCTCAGCGTATACGGACCCGGCGACGGTCCGCGCACGCTGGTGACCTCGCTGATCACATCCCTCCTTGAGGGAGAGAAGCCCCTGACCACGGCGGGCGGGCAGATCTGGGACCTGCTTTATTCCGGCGACGCGGCCCGCGCGCTGCTCGCCGCAGCGGAGCGGGGCGCGGACGGGAGGACGTATCTGATCGCCTCGGGCGAGGCGCGGACGCTGCGGAGCCAGATCGAGACGATCCGCGACGCCGTGAGTCCGGGCGCCGCGGTCGGATTCGGAGAAATTCCCTACAGCCCGCGTCAGGTTATGTACCTTGCGGCCGATATCCGTGAGACGGAGCGGGATCTCGGCTGGAGACCGGAGGTGTCCCTTGCGGAGGGGGCGCGGCGGACAGCGGAACAGATCCGGCGGCAGGCGGAAGCAAAGAGGATTCAGCAAGAGGAAGTGTGACGGCAGTACATGACGGATCAGAAATATATACGGATTCGCGGAGCGAATGAGAACAACCTGAAGCATCTTGATGTGGATATTCCGCGAAATGAGCTGGTTGTGTTCACGGGGCTTTCCGGATCGGGAAAGAGCTCGCTGGCATTTGACACGATTTACGCGGAGGGGCAGAGGCGCTACATGGAGTCACTGTCCTCCTACGCAAGACAGTTCCTCGGGCAGATGGAAAAGCCGGACGTCGAGAGCATCGAGGGGCTTCCGCCCGCGATTTCCATCGACCAGAAGACGACCAACCGGAACCCCCGTTCCACGGTGGGGACGGTGACGGAGATCTACGACTACTTCCGGCTGCTTTACGCCCGGATCGGCGTGCCCCACTGCCCGAACTGCGGACGGGAGATCCGGAGGCAGAGCGTGGACCAGATGGTGGACCAGATCATGACGCTGCCGGAGCGGACGAGGATCCAGCTGCTGGCGCCGGTTGTGAGAGGACGGAAGGGCCGCCATGAGAAGACCTTCGAGCAGGCGAAGAAGAGCGGCTATGTCCGTGTGATGGTGGACGGGAATCAGTATGAGCTGACCGAAAAGATCGAGCTCGACAAGAATCAGAAGCACAATATTGAGATTATCGTTGACAGGCTGGTTGTGAAGCCGGGCATCGAAAAAAGACTTACGGATTCCATCGAAACCGTGCTGGGACTGACAAACGGGCTGCTTCTGGTCGACACGATGGACGGCCGCACGATCTCCCTCAGCTCGAATTTCGCCTGCCCGGACTGCGGCATCAGCATCGAGGAAATCGAGCCCCGGAGTTTCTCGTTCAACAATCCGTACGGCGCCTGCCCGGAATGCACGGGACTCGGATACAAGATGGAATTTGATCCGGACCTGATGATCCCGGATCCGACGCTGTCTCTGAACCAGGGCTGCATCGCCGTGATGGGATGGCAGAGCGCGCCGGATGCGAAGAGCTTTACGCACGCGCTGCTCACTGCGCTGGCCGAGGCCTACGGTTTCAGTCTGGATACGCCGTTTGGCGAGCTGCCTTCTTCCGTTCGGAAAATGCTGATCTATGGCACCAACGGCCGTGAAGTCAGCGTCCACTATCAGGGCCAGCGGGGCGTCGGTGACTACGATGTCGCCTTCGAAGGGCTGATCCGCAACGTGCAGAGGCGGTACCGCGAGACGTATTCCGAGGCATCAAAGCAGGAATATGAGAAATTCATGCAGATTACGCCCTGCCCCGTCTGCCACGGCCAGAGGCTCAAGCCCTCCTCGCTGGCAGTCACGGTAGGCGGAAAAAGCATCATCGAGATGACGGAGCTTCCGGTGACAAAGCTGCTGGAGACAGTAAGCGGTCTTGAGCTTACGGATCAGCAGCAGCGGATCGGCGCGCAGATTCTGAAGGAGATCCGGGCCCGCGTCACCTTCCTCCGTGATGTGGGACTCGATTATCTGACGCTTTCCCGGGCGACCGCGACGCTCTCGGGCGGCGAGGCCCAGCGGATCCGGCTGGCGACCCAGATCGGCTCCGGACTCGTGGGCGTGGCCTACATTCTGGATGAGCCCAGCATCGGACTGCACCAGCGGGACAACGACAAGCTGCTGGCGACGCTTCGCCATCTCCGGGATCTGGGCAATTCTCTGATCGTCGTGGAGCATGACGAGGACACGATCCGGGCGGCGGACTGTGTCGTGGACATCGGTCCGGGCGCCGGCGAGCACGGCGGCAGACTGGTGGCGATGGGCACGGCGGAGGACCTGATGAAATGTCCGGAATCCGTCACGGGCCAGTACCTGAGCGGAAAGAAGCGGATCGCCGTTCCGGAGGAGCGGAAAAAGGCGGAGCGCTTCCTCACGGTCCGGGGCGCGGCGGCCAACAATCTGAAGAACGTCGACGTGCGGATTCCGCTCGGCGTCTTTACCTGCGTCACGGGTGTCTCCGGATCCGGCAAGAGCTCGCTGGTCAACGAGGTGCTCTACAAGGCGCTCGCGAGAAAACTGAACCGGGCGCTGGTGGTGCCGGGACCGTACCGGTCCATCGAGGGAACCGAAGAACTGGACAAGGTGATCAACATCGATCAGAGCCCCATCGGCCGCACGCCCCGGTCCAATCCGGCGACCTATACCGGCGTGTTCGACATGATCCGGGATCTCTTCGCATCGACAACCGACGCGAAGATGCGCGGCTACACGAAGGGACGGTTTTCCTTCAACGTAAAAGGCGGCCGCTGCGAGGCTTGTCAGGGCGACGGCATCATCAAGATCGAGATGAATTTTCTGCCGGACGTCTATGTGCCCTGCGAGGTCTGTCACGGGCACCGGTACAACCGGGAGACGCTGGAAGTTCTCTACAAGGGAAAGAGCATCTACGACGTGCTCAATATGACGGTGGAGGAGGCGCTGGCCTTCTTCGACAAGGTACCGAGGATCCGGAGGAAACTGCAGACGCTTCATGACGTGGGACTTGACTATATCCGTCTCGGCCAGCCCTCGACCCAGCTGTCGGGCGGGGAGGCCCAGCGGATCAAGCTGGCCGCGGAGCTCTCGAAAAAGGCAACCGGCCGCACGATCTACATCCTCGATGAGCCGACGACCGGACTGCATTTCGAGGATGTCCGGAAGCTGATCGGAATCCTTCAGCGTCTCCGGGATCAGGGAAATACACTCGTCGTGATCGAGCACAATCTGGATGTCATCAAGACGGCGGATTACATCATCGACATGGGACCGGAGGGCGGCGATGGAGGCGGCACCGTGATCGCCGAGGGCACGCCGGAGGAAATCACAGAGGTGCCCGGGTCATGGACAGGAAAATATTTAAGGCCGTATCTGGAGCGGGACAGGAACAGGACGCCGGAGGAAGACGCGGGATGAGCGGAAGCGCGCACCGGTCCGCAAAAGGCGGATGCCCGGGGGAGGATTGAAAACCGGCTCCGCGTCTGAGGCGCGGCGGCCGTGTTCATCGGAAAGACAGGGAGCGGGTTATGGCATTTACGGATATCGGAATCGATATGGGCACCAGCGATATGGTCGTCTGGTACAAGGGGAAGGGCGTGATCATCCATGAGCCGACGATCGTCGCCTATGACAAGGAACGCGATCATATCGTTGCCTTCGGTGAGGAGGCGCGGCAGCTGGTCGCGCACAACAAGGGAAACATCGTGGCGATCCGGCCGTTCCGGAACGGCACGATTTCGGATTTTCAGGTGACGGAGCAGATGCTCCGGTACTATATTCAGGCGGCGATCGGCCGCAACATGATCCGCAAGCCGAACATCTCCCTCTGCCTCCCGAGCGGCGCCACCGCAGTGGAAAGACGGGCGGTGGAGGAAGCCGCGTATCAAGCGGGCGCGCGGGACGTGGTGATCGTAGAGGAAACGGTGGCGGCGGCGATCGGGGCCGGCATCGACATCACCAAGCCGGTGGGCAATCTTGTCGTGGACATCGGCGGCGGCACGACGGACATCGCGGTGCTTTCGATCGGCGCGCCGGTGATCTCGGATTCCCTGAGGATCGCGGGCGCGGCCTTCAACGAGCAGATCGCCCGGGCGATCCGCCGGGACCACAACCTTTTCATCGACAACGATCAGGTGGAGGATGTCAAGATCCGTGTCGGTACCTGCTTCAAGCGGCCGAAGGTCGAGACGATTCAGATCAACGGACGGAACGTTCTCACCGGACTTGAGAAGACGGCCTCCATCACATCCGAGGAGATCCGCGAGGCCCTTGAGGACAGCACGTCACGGATTGCCGACGCGGTCCACGGCGTGCTGGAGAAGACTTCGCCGGAGCTGGCGGCGGACATCACGACGCGCGGGATCGTGCTGACCGGCGGCGGTGCCCTGCTGGACGGTCTGACGGAGCTTTTAGAGGAGAGAACCGGCATCAACACGATGGTAGCGGAGAATCCTTCCGAGTGCGTGGCCGTGGGTACGGGACTCTACTGCGAGCTGATGGACCGGCTCGGACGCATCGATTTCTGACGGATGAAAGGGGGATCATGCAGGAGCGCATCACAGGCGTGATAGAGCATGTCATCTATCGCAACGAGGACAACGGCTACACAGTCTGTACGCTGCGCGGAGAAGAGGGCGAGATCACCTGTGTCGGCTATCTCGCCGGGCTCCGCGAAGGGACCGGCATCGAAGCCGAGGGCGCTTACACGGAGCATGCGGCCTACGGGCGTCAGTTCCGGATCGACTCGTTTACATACCATGAGCCGGATACGGCGGACGCGATCGAGAGCTATCTTGCCTCCGGCGCGATCCGCGGCATCGGCGCGGCGCTGGCGAAACGGATTGTGAAGCGTTTCGGAAACGATACGCTGCGGATTGTCGAGGAAGAGCCGGAGCGGCTGGCCGAAGTGAAGGGCATCAGCGAGCGGAAGGCCAGAGAGATCGGCGGACAGGCGGCGGAGCAGTCCGATATGCGCAAAGCGATGCTTTTTCTCAGCCGGTATGAGATTTCACTCCGGATGGGCATCCGGATCTACAAGACCTACGGGGAGAATATGTATGAAATCCTCCGGACCAACCCTTACCGTCTCGCGGAGGATATCGACGGAATCGGATTCCTGACGGCAGACCGGCTGGCCCGGGAGATCGGGATCGACGCGGGATCCGGTTACCGGATCCGGAGCGGTCTTCTCTACGTGCTGGCCGCGGCTGCCGGAGAAGGCAGCGTGTACCTCCCCGAGGAACAGCTGATGAGCCGCGCCGTGTCCCTCCTCAGTGTGGACGGAGAGCAGGTGCGGCATGAACTCACCGGGCTCTGCTTCGAGCGGAAGGTCGTGCGGAAGGAGAATGACGGGCAGCCAATCGTCTACGCGGGGAGCTATTATCATCTGGAGCTCAGCTGCGCGCGGATGCTGCTGGATCTCTGCGAGCCGTCCGGCGTCACCCGGGAGGCGGCGGAGAAGGATGTGGACGCGCTGGAAGAGGACGGCCGGATCGTGCTGGACGAGCGCCAGCGGGAGGCGGTGATCGGCGCAGCGATGAACGGCGTGTTGGTGCTGACCGGCGGGCCGGGTACCGGCAAGACGACCACGATCAACGAGCTGATCCGCTACTTTCGGAGAAAACGGGCTTCCGTCCTGCTGGCGGCGCCCACAGGACGCGCGGCGAAGCGCATGACGGAGACTACCGGGTACGAGGCGTCGACGATTCACCGGATGCTGGAGGTGACTTCGCCGGCGGAGGATTCGCCGGAAAGCGTGACCTTTGACCGCAATGAGACGAATCCGCTCGAGGCGGACGTCGTTATCATCGACGAGATGTCGATGGTGGATATCTTTCTGATGCATGCCCTGCTGTCCGCCGTGGCGGTCGGTACGAGGCTGATCCTCGTGGGCGATGTGGACCAGCTTCCGTCCGTGGGTCCGGGCGCGGTGCTGAAGGACATCATCGCCTCGGAGGCCTTTCCCTGCGTGCGGCTGGACCGGATTTTCCGTCAGGCGGAACGCTCTGATATCGTCGTCAACGCCCACCGGATCAACCGGGGCGAGCAGATCTCGCTTGACAACCGGAGCCGCGACTTCTTTTTTCTCCGCCGCAGCGATGTGAACCGGATCATCAGCGGCATCATCGAGCTTGTCAGCCGGAAGCTTCCGCCCTATGTTGACGCGAAGCCGTATGATATTCAGGTGCTCTGCCCGATGCGCAAGGGACCGCTGGGCGTCGAACGCCTGAACGGAATCCTGCAGCGCTATCTTAATCCGCCGTCCGAACGGAAGGCGGAAAAAATCTTCGGCGATCATCTGTTCCGGGTGGGCGACAAGGTCATGCAGACGAAGAACAATTATCAGCTGGGCTGGGAGGTCCGCGGCCGGAACGGCGTGCGGACGGACAGCGGGGACGGCATATTCAACGGAGATATGGGCGTGATCCGTTCCATCAGCGATGCGGGTCAGTGCCTGGAGATCGAATTTGACGAAGGACGCTTTGTCGAGTATCCCTACGGGGCGCTGGAGGAGCTGGAGCTCGCTTATGCCGTGACGATCCACAAGGCCCAGGGCAGCGAGTACCCGGCCGTGATTCTGCCGCTGCTCACCGGCCCGCGTCTTCTGATGACGCGGAATCTCCTCTACACGGCGGTGACAAGGGCAAGGAGCTGTGTCGTGATCCTCGGAAGCGAGGAGACGGTGCGCGGCATGATCGGAAACGAGTCCGAGGAGCATCGCTACACCTCCCTCGACGTCCGGATCCGGGAACTGGTCAGCGGGCCGGAGGGCGCGGAGGATCCGATGCCCTGCGGCCCGCCGGGACGGCCGGAGGAGACGCCGTTTTCCGGACAGCCGGAGAGCACGGCAGCAGGTACGAAAGAGGAGATGCCGCTTTCCGGACAGCCGGGAAGAGAGGCGGATGACCTGCTGTACGAACCGCCGTTCTGAAGGCGGCGCACAGCCGCCGGATCTGTCCGGCACAGCGTTCCGCGGCAGCGGCGGCATCCTTACTCTCTGCAGGAAGGCGGTGAACTGCGTGAAAGAGAAATGGTACGATCCCCTGCTTGATCTTCTTTATCCGCCGCGATGCCCGGTCTGTCACGGCATCGCGCCGAAACGAGGCGTCATCTGCAGGGAATGCATGCCGCGCCTGCCGGTGATCCGCTCCCGGCGCTGCCGGATCTGCGGCCGGCCGGTGCCGGAGGACGAACCGTACTGCGGGGACTGCCTTCGGACGAAGCACGCCTTCTCACAGGGAATGGGGCTCTATCTCTATGACGATGTGATGCGGGAGTCGATCGCGGCCTTTAAATACAAGCGCCGGCGGGAATACGGCTCCGTGCTCGGACGCCTGCTCTTTCTGGGTACCCGCGACCGGGTGGATCTGTGGAAACCGGATGTCGTGATCCCGGTTCCGCTTCACGCGGACCGGCTCCGGCAGAGAGGATACAATCAGGCCGCCCTGCTGGCCGGACCTGTGGCGGAGGGAAACCGGCTGCCGATGGATGAAAAACTGCTGCTCCGCACAGGACGGACAAAAGCGATGAAAGCGCTGGACGCCGGGGAACGGAGGGAGAACATCCGCGGCGCGTTTTCTCTTGCGCCCGGGCGGACGGCGCCGCGCCGGGTCCTTCTGATTGACGATATTTTCACCACAGGCGCCACAGTCGACGCCTGCGCGGAGGCGCTGCGGGCCGGCGGCGCCCGCGAGGTGTATTTCCTGACACTCTGCACGGGAGCCGGATCGTCCGGGCGTCTCTGAGCGGAGGAAGAGCCGCGGCGAAGAATTGCCTTCCGTTCTGCTCCGGCCGGCGCGGAATAACCCCCCGAGAGGCTTCCGCCGAGAGGCGCCTTCCGGTATGATGATCGTCGGAAAAGAAAAACGGAAGGAGAATTTCCATGCATATTCCCGAAAACTATCTGAGTCCCCAGACCTGCGCGGTGATGACGGCCGCGATGGTTCCCGTATGGACCCACGCGGTGAAAAAGGTCCGATATGAGATCCCGAAGGCGAAGATGCCGCTTCTTGGCGTGGCCGCGGCGTTTTCCTTCGTCGCGATGATGTTCAACGTCCCGCTTCCGGGCGGCACGACAGGCCACGCGGTCGGCGGCACGCTGGTCGCGATCCTGCTCGGTCCCGATGCGGCATGCATGTCCATCACGATCGCGCTGGCGATCCAGGCGCTTCTGTTCGGTGACGGAGGCGTGCTGGCGCTGGGCGCGAACTGCTTCAATATGGCGTTCCTTCTTCCCTATGTGGGGTACGGGGTCTACAGCGCGCTGCGCCATGCCATGAAACAGAAGGACAGCCGGTATCTTCCGGCCGCGGTCGGCGCCTACGCCGGCATCAATGCGGCCGCTTTCGCTGCGGCGGTGGAATTCGGTATCCAGCCCGCGCTGTTTCATAACGCGGAGGGCCGGGCGTTGTACTGCCCGTACGGGCTCAACGTTTCCGTCCCGGCGATGATGATCGGCCATCTGACCGTATTCGGAATCGCGGAGGTGGTGTTCACGGTAGCGCTCTGCGCCTTTGTCGGGAGAACGGCGCCGGGACTTTTCCGCGACGCTTCGGTTTCGCTGAAGAAGAGAACCGGACTGAAACCGCTGATCATTCTGCTGGCGGTTCTGATCTGTCTGGTTCCGCTGGGACTGCTGGCGGAAGGGACGGCCTGGGGCGAGTGGGGCGCTGATGAAATCGCGTCGGTCGTGAGCGGAGGAAAGACGCTGAACTATACGCCCTCCGGCATGAAGAACGGATTCAGCCTTTCCTCACTGCTGCCGGACTACACGGTGGCCGGGCTACCGGACGCCGCCGGCTATATCGTATCGGCTGTCATCGGTGTCGCGCTGGCGATCATCATCTTCCGCCTGATCGCGGCGGG harbors:
- the mreB gene encoding rod shape-determining protein, with translation MAFTDIGIDMGTSDMVVWYKGKGVIIHEPTIVAYDKERDHIVAFGEEARQLVAHNKGNIVAIRPFRNGTISDFQVTEQMLRYYIQAAIGRNMIRKPNISLCLPSGATAVERRAVEEAAYQAGARDVVIVEETVAAAIGAGIDITKPVGNLVVDIGGGTTDIAVLSIGAPVISDSLRIAGAAFNEQIARAIRRDHNLFIDNDQVEDVKIRVGTCFKRPKVETIQINGRNVLTGLEKTASITSEEIREALEDSTSRIADAVHGVLEKTSPELAADITTRGIVLTGGGALLDGLTELLEERTGINTMVAENPSECVAVGTGLYCELMDRLGRIDF
- the uvrA gene encoding excinuclease ABC subunit UvrA; amino-acid sequence: MTDQKYIRIRGANENNLKHLDVDIPRNELVVFTGLSGSGKSSLAFDTIYAEGQRRYMESLSSYARQFLGQMEKPDVESIEGLPPAISIDQKTTNRNPRSTVGTVTEIYDYFRLLYARIGVPHCPNCGREIRRQSVDQMVDQIMTLPERTRIQLLAPVVRGRKGRHEKTFEQAKKSGYVRVMVDGNQYELTEKIELDKNQKHNIEIIVDRLVVKPGIEKRLTDSIETVLGLTNGLLLVDTMDGRTISLSSNFACPDCGISIEEIEPRSFSFNNPYGACPECTGLGYKMEFDPDLMIPDPTLSLNQGCIAVMGWQSAPDAKSFTHALLTALAEAYGFSLDTPFGELPSSVRKMLIYGTNGREVSVHYQGQRGVGDYDVAFEGLIRNVQRRYRETYSEASKQEYEKFMQITPCPVCHGQRLKPSSLAVTVGGKSIIEMTELPVTKLLETVSGLELTDQQQRIGAQILKEIRARVTFLRDVGLDYLTLSRATATLSGGEAQRIRLATQIGSGLVGVAYILDEPSIGLHQRDNDKLLATLRHLRDLGNSLIVVEHDEDTIRAADCVVDIGPGAGEHGGRLVAMGTAEDLMKCPESVTGQYLSGKKRIAVPEERKKAERFLTVRGAAANNLKNVDVRIPLGVFTCVTGVSGSGKSSLVNEVLYKALARKLNRALVVPGPYRSIEGTEELDKVINIDQSPIGRTPRSNPATYTGVFDMIRDLFASTTDAKMRGYTKGRFSFNVKGGRCEACQGDGIIKIEMNFLPDVYVPCEVCHGHRYNRETLEVLYKGKSIYDVLNMTVEEALAFFDKVPRIRRKLQTLHDVGLDYIRLGQPSTQLSGGEAQRIKLAAELSKKATGRTIYILDEPTTGLHFEDVRKLIGILQRLRDQGNTLVVIEHNLDVIKTADYIIDMGPEGGDGGGTVIAEGTPEEITEVPGSWTGKYLRPYLERDRNRTPEEDAG
- a CDS encoding NAD-dependent epimerase/dehydratase family protein, which produces MPGNREEKQEQPHLAVRGAVVTGATGVVGSALAAELVRRGIRVLALVRPDSPNRNHLPEDPLLTTADCPLEALGSFVPPEEGGWDAFFHLGWAGTKGPSREDPDIHTENIRYALDAVRLARRLGCRVFVGAGSQAEYGRVSAPLEPDTPERPESAYGIGKLAAGRMTRLLCRREGIRHVWTRILSVYGPGDGPRTLVTSLITSLLEGEKPLTTAGGQIWDLLYSGDAARALLAAAERGADGRTYLIASGEARTLRSQIETIRDAVSPGAAVGFGEIPYSPRQVMYLAADIRETERDLGWRPEVSLAEGARRTAEQIRRQAEAKRIQQEEV
- the hemW gene encoding radical SAM family heme chaperone HemW; the encoded protein is MMNGIGLYLHFPFCVRKCRYCDFLSFPSDEETKGRYAAALIREIRAYGGALRDREVDSVFLGGGTPSVMPVPHLRRIFEVLRETFRIAPGAEITMEVNPGTVTEPLMELIREEVSRVSLGVQSFDDRELAFLGRIHTASEADRSVERLRMAGVNNLNLDLMSGLPDQTEESWEKTLIHALSLRPEHISAYSLIVEEGTPFAAMRKEGRLPLPDEGTERRMYARTGEILAAAGFRRYEISNYAREGFACRHNIRYWRRGEYLGLGLGAASLMDETRWRNTRSLKTYLDGSASPEAILRDVERLDRKSEIEEFMFLGLRMTDGITEEAFRHAFALSLADVYGDVIRKLEREGLMTGDGRGRFRLTDYGIDISNEVLAEFLLD
- the lepA gene encoding translation elongation factor 4, translating into MDQSKIRNFCIIAHIDHGKSTLADRIIEMTGLLTEREMQDQVLDNMDLERERGITIKAQTVRTVYRADDGEEYVFNLIDTPGHVDFNYEVSRSLAACDGAVLVVDATQGVEAQTLGNVYLALDHDLEILPVINKIDLPSAQPDETAKEIEDIIGLDTENAPRISAKTGLNVHEVLEAIVHQLPAPSGDPDGPLKALIFDSLYDSYRGVIVFMRIFDGSVRKGSKVRMMATGAEFEVTEVGIFGAGKFIPTDELTAGTVGYLEASIKEMRLTRVGDTVTDAERPCAEALPGYKEPQPMVYCGIYPAETPKYPDLRDALEKLQLNDAALQYEPETSQALGFGFRCGFLGLLHLDVVQERLEREYDLDLITTAPSVIYKVHKTNGDVIDLTNPSNLPDPSEIDYMEEPMVQAEIMLTTEYIGPIMTLCQERRGVYESTEYVETTRAVLKYRMPLNEIIYDFFDALKSRSRGYASFDYTFDGYERSDLTRLDILVNHEPVDALSFIVYAPNAYARGSQMCAKLKKEIPRQLFDIPIQAAIGSKIIARETVRQVRKDVLAKCYGGDISRKKKLLEKQKEGKKKMREIGSVQVPKEAFLNVLRLDEE